Proteins encoded by one window of Cystobacter ferrugineus:
- a CDS encoding AAA family ATPase: MSELLSPAEVQGAAERVALLQKALNQVLLDQTQVVEQVVAAVLARGHVLLEGLPGLGKTELCKALARLLGLPFRRIQFTPDLLPGDITGTYVLEGEGRRDFTFREGPLFAHVVLADEINRSSPKTQAALLEAMQERGVTVLGQTRPLPDPFFVLATQNPIELEGTYPLPEAQLDRFLFRVQVPPVGAKTLTTLLTTRVRGAPPALPPVTDAAGLASLFAAVDRVHLPVPVADFIGRLVESSDPRAPGAPESVRRFVRFGASPRAALALAAAGRALALMRGKPNVGFDEVTACAPAVLNHRLVLAYEASLEKVGPWEVVRSLLQSTPEVPRA, encoded by the coding sequence GTGTCGGAATTGTTGAGCCCCGCCGAGGTGCAGGGGGCGGCGGAGCGGGTGGCCCTGCTCCAGAAGGCGTTGAACCAGGTCCTGCTCGATCAGACGCAGGTGGTGGAGCAGGTGGTGGCGGCGGTGCTCGCGCGCGGCCACGTGCTGCTCGAGGGCCTGCCGGGCCTCGGCAAGACGGAGCTGTGCAAGGCGCTCGCGCGGCTGCTCGGGCTGCCCTTCCGGCGCATCCAGTTCACCCCGGATCTGCTGCCCGGCGACATCACCGGCACCTACGTCCTGGAGGGCGAGGGCCGCCGCGACTTCACCTTCCGCGAGGGGCCCCTCTTCGCCCACGTGGTGCTCGCGGATGAAATCAACCGCTCCAGCCCCAAGACGCAGGCCGCCCTGCTCGAGGCCATGCAGGAGCGGGGCGTGACGGTGCTCGGCCAGACGCGCCCGTTGCCGGACCCCTTCTTCGTGCTCGCCACGCAGAACCCCATCGAGCTGGAGGGCACCTATCCCCTGCCCGAGGCCCAGCTCGATCGCTTCCTCTTCCGCGTCCAGGTGCCGCCCGTGGGCGCGAAGACCCTCACCACGCTGCTCACCACGCGCGTGCGCGGCGCGCCGCCGGCGCTGCCGCCCGTGACGGACGCGGCGGGGCTCGCCTCGCTCTTCGCCGCGGTGGACCGGGTGCACCTGCCCGTGCCGGTGGCGGACTTCATCGGCCGCCTGGTGGAGTCGAGCGATCCGCGCGCCCCCGGAGCGCCCGAGTCCGTCCGCCGCTTCGTCCGCTTCGGCGCCAGCCCCCGCGCCGCCCTGGCCCTGGCCGCCGCCGGCCGCGCGCTCGCGTTGATGCGGGGCAAGCCCAACGTGGGCTTCGACGAGGTGACGGCCTGCGCCCCCGCCGTGCTCAACCACCGGCTGGTGCTCGCCTACGAGGCGTCCCTGGAGAAGGTGGGCCCCTGGGAGGTGGTGCGCTCCCTGCTCCAGTCCACTCCCGAGGTGCCCCGTGCGTGA
- a CDS encoding M20/M25/M40 family metallo-hydrolase: MGMSKFGSVAVWLACATPALAEAPREKQVWVTIGTDALEPVRGVFQGKGLKMAAPTFQKGGVAVLRVSESQVEQLAMAMHDKLNRCAGFIAHDSEQEALAAVEAANAPQSLAAALAPSYNINNPETVSALLSGVTETEIRGTINSLSTNWPNRYYNVQNGADASTWLKNKWTTIAAGRSDITVEFFTHTWKQPSVIATIQGTTLPNEVVVIGGHLDSINQSSPSTGTAPGADDDASGVASVTEVLRVAVLNGYKPARTVKFMAYAGEEVGLYGSKAIANSFKASSVNVVGVLQLDMTNYKGSSYDFSMVTDNTNAALNAFTTSLITRYQPGLTYTNITCGYGCSDHASWTSAGYPASMPFEASMSTSNPKIHTTGDTLAYMGGTAANSVKFAKLGASFVAEVAKGATTGVTPPPTDGGGGNGGGTVPTATYDATYKAPRCAAAGIGCDSGTLLNGRGSRGPESNAPNTINASCADGSSGTYHSDESNDALKVSTTDGTNLAAGKTVKIEATVYAYSTSSDKLDLYYTANAASPSWKLIGTYSPSSTGTTTISATYTLPAGSVQAIRANFRYQGSASTCSSGGYDDRDDLIFAVQ; the protein is encoded by the coding sequence ATGGGAATGAGCAAGTTCGGTTCTGTCGCCGTATGGCTCGCGTGTGCCACGCCCGCGTTGGCGGAGGCCCCGCGGGAGAAGCAGGTGTGGGTCACCATCGGCACGGACGCGCTGGAGCCCGTGCGGGGTGTCTTCCAGGGCAAGGGGCTGAAGATGGCCGCTCCCACGTTCCAGAAGGGGGGCGTGGCGGTGCTGCGCGTGAGCGAGTCGCAGGTGGAGCAGCTCGCGATGGCGATGCACGACAAGCTCAACCGGTGCGCGGGCTTCATCGCCCATGACTCCGAGCAGGAGGCGCTCGCGGCGGTGGAGGCCGCCAACGCGCCCCAGTCGTTGGCCGCCGCGCTCGCCCCCAGCTACAACATCAACAACCCCGAGACGGTGAGCGCGCTGCTGAGCGGGGTGACGGAGACGGAGATCCGCGGCACCATCAACTCGCTGTCCACCAACTGGCCCAACCGCTACTACAACGTGCAGAACGGCGCGGACGCGTCCACCTGGCTCAAGAACAAGTGGACGACGATCGCCGCCGGGCGCTCGGACATCACGGTGGAGTTCTTCACGCACACGTGGAAGCAGCCCTCCGTCATCGCCACCATCCAGGGCACCACGCTGCCCAACGAGGTGGTGGTGATTGGTGGCCACCTGGACTCCATCAACCAGAGCAGCCCCTCCACGGGCACGGCGCCGGGCGCGGATGACGACGCCTCGGGCGTGGCCTCGGTGACCGAGGTGCTGCGCGTGGCGGTGCTCAATGGCTACAAGCCGGCGCGCACGGTGAAGTTCATGGCGTACGCGGGCGAGGAGGTGGGCCTGTACGGCTCCAAGGCCATCGCCAACTCGTTCAAGGCGAGCAGCGTGAACGTGGTGGGCGTGCTGCAGCTCGACATGACCAACTACAAGGGCTCCAGCTACGACTTCAGCATGGTGACGGACAACACCAACGCCGCGCTCAACGCGTTCACCACCAGCCTCATCACCAGGTACCAGCCGGGGCTCACCTACACCAACATCACCTGCGGCTACGGCTGCTCGGACCACGCCTCGTGGACCAGCGCGGGCTACCCGGCCTCGATGCCCTTCGAGGCGTCGATGAGCACGAGCAACCCGAAGATCCACACCACGGGTGACACGCTGGCGTACATGGGCGGCACGGCGGCCAACTCGGTGAAGTTCGCCAAGCTGGGCGCCTCGTTCGTGGCCGAGGTGGCCAAGGGCGCCACCACGGGCGTCACGCCTCCTCCGACGGACGGTGGTGGCGGCAACGGCGGCGGGACGGTCCCGACCGCGACCTACGACGCGACGTACAAGGCGCCGCGCTGCGCCGCGGCGGGCATCGGCTGCGACTCGGGCACGCTGCTCAACGGCCGCGGTAGCCGGGGCCCCGAGTCGAACGCGCCCAACACCATCAACGCGAGCTGCGCGGACGGCTCCTCGGGCACCTACCACTCGGATGAGTCCAACGACGCCCTCAAGGTGAGCACCACGGACGGCACGAACCTGGCCGCGGGCAAGACGGTGAAGATCGAGGCCACCGTGTATGCCTACTCCACCTCCTCGGACAAGCTGGACCTGTACTACACGGCCAACGCCGCGAGCCCCTCGTGGAAGCTCATCGGCACGTACAGCCCGAGCAGCACCGGCACCACCACCATCTCCGCCACGTACACCCTGCCCGCGGGCAGCGTGCAGGCCATCCGCGCCAACTTCCGCTACCAGGGCAGCGCGTCCACCTGCAGCAGCGGCGGCTACGATGACCGCGACGACCTGATCTTCGCGGTGCAGTGA
- a CDS encoding gamma-glutamylcyclotransferase, which translates to MSSRPSYVWFSFSLALAPGLARERVEGPLLPELPEGEVAAALDMDLLYDVPAPDWGGHVPRLVDAPGRRVMGRVRVMPLESWPQVAKLEEALSLATGERSVRVLTATGAMLSARAFTPPPPVPSPGLVSESYLEALARAAEHAKLPTDYVSRLQAEARLIQSAQRGQARRPR; encoded by the coding sequence ATGTCCTCCCGCCCATCATACGTCTGGTTCTCCTTCTCGCTGGCCCTGGCACCCGGGCTCGCGCGGGAGCGGGTCGAGGGCCCTCTCCTGCCCGAGCTGCCCGAGGGAGAGGTGGCGGCGGCGCTCGACATGGATCTGCTCTACGACGTGCCGGCGCCGGACTGGGGGGGCCACGTGCCGAGGCTGGTGGATGCCCCCGGGCGGCGGGTGATGGGACGCGTGCGCGTCATGCCGCTGGAGAGCTGGCCCCAGGTGGCGAAGCTGGAGGAGGCCCTGTCCCTGGCCACGGGCGAGCGCTCGGTGCGGGTGCTCACGGCCACGGGCGCCATGCTCTCCGCGAGGGCCTTCACCCCACCTCCGCCCGTGCCCTCGCCGGGACTGGTGAGCGAATCGTACCTGGAGGCGCTCGCCCGGGCCGCCGAGCACGCGAAACTGCCCACGGACTACGTTTCACGCCTCCAGGCCGAGGCCCGGCTCATCCAGAGCGCGCAGCGCGGCCAGGCCAGGCGGCCACGCTGA
- a CDS encoding type VI immunity family protein, giving the protein MNGRYLHFKGHTPAGLHILRDGLVMNFFIQRSHREIGDSIARALEIYRRSAGAEKLGFYTGEEGYILPIDPWASTYIQQQLIDWDGCVIQLWEHDDQWSGYRFDYRGRMLGTETYTRSPDAVSCASFWLPTEYLEEQGPARVKELAVALARELPLTSGYASLAFNGMMDTFRVGPLIHDLCFRYPGLDIVDDNVTYDLGTRPKGAYWLNFYGQPLLDKLGGVAGLRERLTLPGISVEQLQPDKVLVQLGEWPEADGEMRPYRQLARVLEPHLYQEARPVLPAEVMRRWERRFLD; this is encoded by the coding sequence ATGAACGGTCGCTATCTCCATTTCAAAGGACATACGCCGGCCGGACTCCATATCTTGCGCGATGGGCTCGTCATGAACTTCTTCATCCAGCGCTCACACCGGGAGATTGGAGACTCCATCGCCCGCGCATTGGAAATCTATCGCCGATCCGCGGGAGCTGAAAAGCTGGGCTTCTACACAGGTGAGGAAGGATACATCCTACCTATCGATCCATGGGCTTCAACATACATCCAGCAGCAATTGATCGATTGGGATGGCTGCGTCATCCAACTCTGGGAGCACGATGACCAGTGGAGTGGGTATCGGTTCGACTACCGGGGCCGGATGCTCGGCACTGAGACCTACACCCGCTCGCCCGACGCAGTCAGTTGCGCTTCGTTCTGGCTGCCCACCGAGTACCTGGAGGAGCAGGGCCCAGCACGAGTGAAGGAACTGGCGGTGGCTCTGGCGCGAGAACTTCCACTCACCTCGGGTTATGCCAGTCTTGCATTCAACGGAATGATGGACACCTTTCGGGTCGGTCCTCTGATTCATGACTTGTGCTTCCGCTACCCGGGACTCGATATCGTTGATGACAACGTGACCTATGACCTGGGCACGCGCCCCAAAGGGGCCTACTGGCTGAACTTCTACGGGCAGCCCCTCCTGGACAAGCTGGGCGGCGTGGCGGGACTGCGCGAACGGTTGACCCTGCCCGGAATCTCCGTCGAGCAATTGCAGCCAGACAAGGTCCTGGTGCAGCTCGGCGAGTGGCCGGAGGCGGACGGCGAGATGCGGCCCTACCGCCAACTGGCGCGCGTGCTCGAGCCCCACCTCTACCAGGAGGCCCGCCCCGTCCTCCCCGCGGAGGTCATGCGCCGCTGGGAGCGGCGCTTCCTCGACTGA
- a CDS encoding SET domain-containing protein-lysine N-methyltransferase → MFTDEAIPEGTILEECHYLKAPFQTLRTSPLSDYVFNIEWGPHEEDRGGEWVALVFGFGSIYNHAPEPNVSYYRGYQRGHAPKDVFTFYALRDIEPGEQLCISYGENWWNTRGQEMP, encoded by the coding sequence GTGTTCACGGACGAGGCCATCCCCGAGGGCACCATCCTGGAGGAGTGCCACTATCTCAAGGCGCCCTTCCAGACGCTGCGCACCTCGCCGTTGTCCGACTACGTGTTCAACATCGAGTGGGGCCCCCACGAGGAGGACCGGGGGGGCGAGTGGGTGGCGCTCGTGTTCGGCTTCGGGTCCATCTACAACCACGCGCCGGAGCCCAACGTGTCGTACTACCGGGGCTACCAGCGCGGCCACGCGCCCAAGGACGTGTTCACCTTCTACGCGCTGCGTGACATCGAGCCGGGTGAGCAGTTGTGCATCAGCTACGGGGAGAACTGGTGGAACACGCGCGGCCAGGAGATGCCCTGA
- a CDS encoding serine/threonine-protein kinase: protein MKNNEAIAPSRTLPRPMAVAGALDERRVAAELEALYEPVPAQEEPPPGTPAPSPSSFDDTRPGKRVQKLRPGVHLQHYELIRELGSGGMGTVFLARDVRLGRRVAIKFLHTQDSELTQRFILEARATARCSHENIVIIHEVGEYENSPFMVLEYLQGQPLTKVLDTAQLPPARAVELMVPVIKALACAHEQGIVHRDLKPENIIVTDAGAIKVLDFGIAKTLRGAEAPDLAALPGSLALLGARGVPSGGLQEMGELTHAGAFMGTMAYMSPEQWGIGIPVDHRTDIWAVGILLFQMLAGKHPLEPLRGPQLMVTGILDDPMPRLQQMAPGVPADLAAVVDRCLRKHKEERFPDANALLRALEPFLPGRFSRELGLDESPYAGLSSFQEADADRFFGRTREIAALVNRIQDRPLLAVVGPSGTGKSSFVRAGLVPVLKRSGTAWDALVIRPGRHPLSALASTVAPLMSSTTTVEEDIQEQERLMERLYAEPGYVGSVLRSRARRQKRKILVFVDQFEELYTLVPDARERLAFTACLSGIADDATSPIRVILSIRSDFLDRVPEDEQFMAELSQGLFFLTSPSREGLRDALVQPAEMAGYQFETPTLVDNMLEHLEATQGALPLLQFAATQLWEARDKKNQRLTVSAYKSMGGIVGALASHADSVLASLSAQERALVRALWLRLVTPERTRALVAVDELRELTKDTAEMQRLIDHLVQARLLVVQTGGGALGATVEIVHESLIHSWPTLKRWLDEGQEDSAFLEQLRHAARQWQANNQDTNLLWRGELVDEAARFQRRFRGELPKLQRDFLAAVSAQARKGRWRRRALVAVGTTFLGLLVIAAVVALVVIRSSQREAQRQAAAAQAAEAVARGAETAARAAEAEARQRLAEVQAKELERQKAQKAAEEANARVELSNAELLRKNDELILALQRAQVARKRAKTARKRAERSAVTARDAQEDAIRAARELSTLLHREQQRAQRLQSQLGGPVIEVLK, encoded by the coding sequence ATGAAGAACAACGAAGCCATCGCCCCGAGCAGAACGCTCCCGCGCCCCATGGCCGTGGCGGGAGCACTGGACGAGCGGAGGGTGGCCGCGGAGCTGGAGGCGCTCTACGAACCGGTTCCCGCCCAGGAGGAGCCGCCCCCGGGCACGCCTGCCCCGTCCCCCTCCTCCTTCGACGACACACGCCCTGGCAAGCGGGTGCAGAAGCTGCGCCCCGGCGTGCACCTGCAACACTACGAGCTCATCCGCGAGCTGGGCAGCGGCGGCATGGGCACCGTCTTCCTCGCACGCGATGTGCGGCTCGGCCGGCGCGTGGCCATCAAGTTCCTGCACACCCAGGACTCCGAGCTCACCCAGCGCTTCATCCTCGAGGCGCGCGCCACCGCGCGCTGCAGCCACGAGAACATCGTCATCATCCATGAGGTGGGCGAGTACGAGAACAGCCCCTTCATGGTGCTGGAGTACCTCCAGGGCCAGCCCCTCACCAAGGTGCTCGACACGGCCCAACTGCCCCCCGCGCGCGCCGTCGAGTTGATGGTGCCGGTGATCAAGGCGCTCGCGTGCGCCCACGAGCAGGGCATCGTCCATCGCGACCTCAAACCGGAGAACATCATCGTGACCGACGCGGGCGCCATCAAGGTGCTCGACTTCGGCATCGCCAAGACGCTCCGGGGCGCGGAGGCGCCCGACCTCGCCGCGCTCCCCGGTTCGCTCGCCCTGCTTGGCGCGCGTGGGGTGCCGTCCGGCGGCCTCCAGGAGATGGGCGAGCTCACGCACGCCGGCGCCTTCATGGGCACCATGGCGTACATGTCCCCGGAGCAGTGGGGCATCGGCATCCCCGTGGATCACCGCACGGACATCTGGGCCGTGGGCATCCTGCTCTTCCAGATGCTGGCCGGGAAACACCCGTTGGAGCCACTGCGCGGCCCGCAGCTCATGGTGACGGGCATCCTCGACGATCCCATGCCGCGCCTGCAGCAGATGGCCCCCGGCGTGCCCGCGGACCTGGCCGCCGTCGTCGACCGCTGCCTGCGCAAACACAAGGAGGAGCGCTTCCCGGACGCGAACGCGCTCCTGCGCGCCCTGGAGCCCTTCCTGCCGGGGCGCTTCAGCCGCGAGCTGGGGCTCGACGAGAGCCCCTACGCGGGCCTGTCCTCCTTCCAGGAGGCCGACGCGGACCGCTTCTTCGGCCGCACGCGGGAGATCGCCGCGCTGGTCAACCGCATCCAGGATCGGCCGCTGCTCGCCGTGGTGGGCCCCTCGGGCACGGGCAAGTCCTCCTTCGTGCGCGCGGGCCTGGTGCCCGTGCTCAAGCGCTCGGGGACCGCGTGGGACGCGCTCGTCATCCGCCCCGGCCGCCACCCCCTGTCCGCCCTGGCGAGCACCGTGGCGCCCCTCATGAGCTCCACCACCACCGTGGAGGAGGACATCCAGGAGCAGGAGCGGCTCATGGAGCGGCTGTACGCCGAGCCCGGCTACGTGGGCAGCGTGCTGCGCAGCCGTGCCCGGCGCCAGAAGCGGAAGATCCTCGTCTTCGTCGACCAGTTCGAGGAGCTCTACACGCTGGTGCCCGACGCGCGCGAGCGCCTGGCCTTCACCGCGTGCCTGTCGGGCATCGCGGACGACGCGACGAGCCCCATCCGCGTCATCCTCTCCATCCGCTCGGACTTCCTGGACCGGGTGCCCGAGGACGAGCAGTTCATGGCGGAGCTGTCCCAGGGGCTCTTCTTCCTCACCTCGCCCTCGCGCGAGGGCCTGCGCGACGCGCTGGTGCAGCCGGCGGAGATGGCCGGCTACCAGTTCGAGACGCCCACCCTGGTGGACAACATGCTGGAGCACCTGGAGGCCACCCAGGGCGCGCTCCCGCTGCTCCAGTTCGCCGCCACCCAGTTGTGGGAGGCGCGGGACAAGAAGAACCAGCGGCTCACCGTGAGCGCCTACAAGTCGATGGGCGGCATCGTCGGCGCGCTCGCCAGCCACGCGGACAGCGTGCTCGCGAGCCTGTCCGCCCAGGAGCGCGCGCTGGTGCGGGCGCTGTGGCTGCGCCTGGTGACGCCCGAGCGCACCCGCGCCCTGGTGGCGGTGGACGAGCTGCGCGAGCTGACGAAGGACACCGCGGAGATGCAGCGGCTCATCGACCACCTGGTGCAGGCGCGGCTGCTCGTCGTGCAGACGGGAGGCGGCGCGCTGGGGGCCACGGTGGAGATCGTCCACGAGTCACTCATCCATAGCTGGCCCACGCTCAAGCGCTGGCTGGACGAGGGCCAGGAGGACTCGGCGTTCCTCGAGCAGTTGCGCCACGCGGCCCGGCAGTGGCAGGCGAACAACCAGGACACCAACCTGCTGTGGCGCGGCGAGCTGGTGGACGAGGCCGCGCGCTTCCAACGGCGCTTCCGTGGGGAGCTGCCGAAGCTGCAGCGCGACTTCCTCGCGGCCGTGTCCGCGCAGGCCAGGAAGGGCCGGTGGCGCAGGCGCGCGCTGGTCGCCGTCGGCACGACGTTCCTGGGGCTGCTGGTCATCGCCGCGGTGGTGGCGCTGGTGGTCATCCGCAGCTCGCAGCGCGAGGCCCAGCGCCAGGCGGCGGCGGCCCAGGCGGCCGAGGCGGTGGCACGCGGCGCGGAGACGGCGGCGAGAGCGGCGGAGGCCGAGGCACGCCAGCGGCTCGCCGAGGTACAGGCCAAGGAGCTGGAGCGGCAGAAGGCCCAGAAGGCGGCGGAAGAGGCCAACGCGCGGGTGGAGCTGTCCAACGCCGAGCTGCTGCGCAAGAACGACGAGCTGATCCTCGCGCTGCAACGCGCCCAGGTGGCGCGCAAGCGCGCGAAGACGGCCCGCAAGCGCGCCGAGCGCAGCGCCGTCACCGCGCGCGACGCCCAGGAAGACGCCATCCGCGCGGCGCGCGAGCTGTCCACCCTGCTGCACCGCGAGCAGCAGCGCGCGCAGCGCCTGCAATCCCAGCTCGGCGGCCCCGTCATCGAGGTGTTGAAGTGA
- a CDS encoding DUF4215 domain-containing protein — translation MNRVHSSALPPRRDRPWPWALLLLVPFFTACFEPTSVICPGGLVCPAGQQCAVNQDVCIKTDCGDGRLQPGEVCDDGNLLEGDGCSRDCRSLEVCGNGIVDVSQGEKCDDGNTEDGDKCGADCKSNEACGNGIPDTSVGEQCDDGNNDNGDGCSADCLSLEVCGNGYTDSARDEQCDDGNTESGDGCSADCKSNETCGNGIVDRARGEVCDDTNTESGDGCSADCKSDETCGNGIVDRATGELCDDGNTLPNDECSPDCRSGKGCGNGIRDEGEECDDGNTSNADNCLDTCKLAVCGDATVDRQQPRLEDCDDGKETKQCDHDCTWRVCGDGLVNATAGEQCDNLGAVDSASCDSDCTAAECGDHHVNTVRGEQCDTGRNNSKTCNFDCTLARCGDWLLNREAGEQCDTGGFSAWCDNDCTPAACGDGLANLQANEQCDDGNRSDEDDCLGTCRPNVCGDGRVNRIGPKRVEACDDGNVITETECPYGTLQCTACNATCSELRTLKGRACGDGVVNDAREKCDDGNTTTETACPYGVPQCMACDALCSAPLSLEGSYCGDGVVNGPDEKCDDGNTTTETACDYGNTSCTRCDATCSTVLSLSGPVCGDGVTSGPEACDDGNTQACGTCDNACTHVQLAKATGRLTVQYHGTFFREGDTFTLDDGLHPPVVFEFDRDGAVAPGHQTVPVSNGSSTEEVALSIYSAIRGVSGDFQISASLAGNDILLTHDQHGAFGNRPILESTDGHGDVKDALLTTGMAGGQGFDCPQATGCARNEDCAPSLSCSPTTHTCVPP, via the coding sequence ATGAACCGAGTGCATTCCTCCGCCCTCCCCCCCCGCCGCGACCGGCCGTGGCCCTGGGCGCTGCTGCTGCTCGTGCCCTTCTTCACCGCCTGCTTCGAGCCCACGAGCGTCATCTGCCCGGGCGGGCTGGTGTGCCCCGCGGGCCAGCAGTGCGCCGTGAACCAGGACGTGTGCATCAAGACGGACTGTGGCGATGGCCGCCTGCAGCCGGGCGAGGTCTGTGACGACGGCAACCTGCTCGAGGGCGACGGGTGCAGCCGGGACTGCCGCTCGCTCGAGGTATGCGGCAACGGCATCGTCGACGTGAGCCAGGGAGAGAAGTGCGACGACGGCAACACCGAGGACGGCGACAAGTGCGGCGCCGACTGCAAGTCCAACGAGGCGTGCGGCAATGGCATCCCCGACACCAGCGTGGGCGAGCAGTGCGACGACGGCAACAACGACAACGGCGATGGGTGCAGCGCCGACTGTCTGTCGCTGGAGGTGTGCGGCAACGGCTACACGGACAGCGCGCGGGACGAGCAGTGCGACGACGGCAACACCGAGAGCGGCGACGGGTGCAGCGCCGACTGCAAGTCCAACGAGACGTGCGGCAACGGCATCGTGGACCGGGCGCGCGGCGAGGTGTGCGACGACACCAACACCGAGAGCGGCGACGGGTGCAGCGCCGACTGCAAGTCCGACGAGACGTGTGGCAACGGCATCGTGGACCGGGCCACCGGCGAGTTGTGTGACGACGGCAACACCCTGCCCAACGACGAGTGCAGTCCCGACTGCCGCTCGGGCAAGGGCTGCGGCAACGGCATCCGCGACGAGGGCGAGGAGTGCGACGACGGCAACACGTCCAACGCCGACAACTGCCTGGACACCTGCAAGCTGGCCGTGTGCGGCGATGCCACGGTGGATCGGCAGCAGCCGCGCCTGGAGGACTGCGACGACGGCAAGGAGACGAAGCAGTGCGATCACGACTGCACCTGGCGCGTGTGCGGCGATGGACTGGTGAACGCCACCGCCGGCGAGCAGTGCGACAACCTGGGCGCCGTCGACAGCGCAAGCTGTGACAGCGACTGCACCGCCGCCGAGTGCGGAGACCACCACGTCAACACCGTGCGGGGCGAGCAGTGCGACACGGGAAGAAACAACTCCAAGACCTGCAACTTCGACTGCACCCTGGCCAGATGCGGCGACTGGCTCCTCAATCGGGAGGCGGGCGAGCAGTGCGACACCGGCGGCTTCTCCGCCTGGTGCGACAACGACTGCACGCCCGCGGCCTGTGGCGATGGCCTCGCCAACCTCCAGGCGAACGAGCAGTGTGACGACGGCAACCGGAGCGACGAGGACGACTGCCTCGGCACGTGCCGGCCCAACGTCTGCGGCGACGGGCGGGTGAACCGCATCGGCCCCAAGCGCGTCGAGGCCTGTGACGACGGCAACGTCATCACCGAGACCGAGTGCCCCTACGGCACCCTCCAGTGCACGGCGTGCAACGCCACCTGCTCGGAGCTCCGCACCCTGAAGGGCCGCGCCTGTGGCGATGGCGTCGTGAACGACGCGCGCGAGAAGTGCGACGACGGCAACACCACCACCGAGACCGCCTGTCCCTATGGCGTGCCCCAGTGCATGGCCTGTGACGCGCTGTGCTCGGCGCCCCTGTCGCTCGAGGGCAGCTACTGCGGCGATGGCGTCGTGAACGGCCCGGACGAGAAGTGCGACGACGGCAACACCACCACCGAGACCGCGTGCGACTACGGCAACACGAGCTGCACCCGGTGCGACGCCACGTGCTCGACCGTCCTCTCCCTCTCCGGCCCCGTCTGTGGAGACGGCGTCACGAGCGGCCCCGAGGCGTGTGACGACGGCAACACCCAGGCCTGTGGCACCTGCGACAACGCGTGCACCCACGTCCAGCTCGCCAAGGCCACGGGCCGCCTCACCGTCCAGTACCACGGCACCTTCTTCCGGGAAGGGGACACCTTCACCCTCGACGACGGCCTCCACCCTCCGGTGGTGTTCGAGTTCGACCGCGACGGCGCCGTTGCCCCGGGCCACCAGACCGTGCCCGTCTCCAACGGCTCCTCCACCGAGGAGGTGGCCCTGTCCATCTACTCCGCCATCAGGGGCGTGAGCGGTGACTTCCAGATCTCCGCCTCCCTCGCGGGCAACGACATCCTCCTCACCCACGACCAGCACGGCGCCTTCGGCAACAGGCCCATCCTCGAGAGCACGGACGGCCACGGCGACGTGAAGGACGCCCTGCTCACCACCGGCATGGCGGGTGGCCAGGGCTTCGACTGTCCACAGGCCACCGGCTGCGCGCGCAACGAGGACTGCGCCCCCTCCCTCTCCTGCTCCCCCACCACCCACACCTGCGTGCCTCCCTGA
- a CDS encoding ABC transporter ATP-binding protein: MSLLEVKGLRRDFGALRAVDDVSFELEAGTILGFIGPNGAGKSTTMRILATLDTPTAGEVLLDGFSLVDAPDKARPLIGYMPDRYGTYDDVTVFEFLDFFARAYGLTGPARARRLESVMEFTGLGPLADKLTHALSKGMKQRVALGRTLLHDPKLLILDEPADGLDPRARIELRELLRALADQGKAVLISSHILTELAEICDTCAIIEQGRLLATGKVADVLAQAAGTAVVELMVRLFPGEEGEGAWTRAERLLWEQPHVKEVAREGQVLRVRLEQEGGAATWGDEAAARLLRVLVEAGVPVCAFGHRERNLEDAFMRVTRGRVA; the protein is encoded by the coding sequence ATGAGCCTGCTCGAGGTGAAGGGACTGCGGCGCGACTTCGGCGCCCTGCGCGCGGTGGACGACGTGTCGTTCGAGCTGGAGGCGGGCACCATCCTCGGCTTCATCGGGCCCAACGGCGCGGGCAAGAGCACCACGATGCGCATCCTCGCCACCCTGGACACGCCCACCGCGGGCGAGGTGCTCCTGGACGGGTTCTCGCTGGTGGACGCGCCGGACAAGGCGCGGCCGCTCATCGGCTACATGCCGGACCGCTACGGCACCTATGACGATGTCACCGTGTTCGAGTTCCTCGACTTCTTCGCGCGCGCCTACGGCCTGACGGGCCCGGCGCGCGCGCGGCGGCTGGAATCGGTGATGGAGTTCACCGGCCTGGGACCCCTGGCGGACAAGCTCACCCACGCGCTGTCCAAGGGGATGAAGCAGCGCGTGGCGCTCGGGCGCACGCTCCTGCATGACCCGAAGCTGCTCATCCTCGACGAGCCGGCGGACGGTTTGGATCCGCGCGCCCGCATCGAGCTGCGCGAGCTGCTGCGCGCGCTCGCGGATCAGGGCAAGGCGGTGCTCATCTCCAGCCACATCCTCACCGAGCTGGCGGAGATCTGCGACACGTGCGCCATCATCGAGCAGGGGCGGCTGTTGGCCACGGGCAAGGTGGCGGACGTGCTCGCGCAGGCGGCGGGCACGGCGGTGGTGGAGTTGATGGTGCGGCTGTTTCCGGGCGAGGAGGGAGAGGGGGCGTGGACGCGTGCCGAGCGGCTGTTGTGGGAGCAACCCCACGTGAAGGAAGTGGCTCGCGAGGGCCAGGTGCTGCGCGTGCGGCTGGAGCAGGAGGGGGGAGCGGCGACGTGGGGAGACGAGGCGGCGGCGCGGCTGTTGAGGGTGCTCGTGGAGGCGGGCGTGCCGGTGTGCGCGTTCGGCCACCGCGAGCGCAACCTGGAGGATGCCTTCATGCGGGTGACGCGGGGCCGGGTGGCGTGA